A portion of the Luteolibacter rhizosphaerae genome contains these proteins:
- the folK gene encoding 2-amino-4-hydroxy-6-hydroxymethyldihydropteridine diphosphokinase, whose protein sequence is MKTTGETRVGIALGSNVGNRLKHLQDARNMLRKLGAPDTLRQAPIYQTEPVDCPPDSPDFYNTVVEIAYSGSPHDLLDATQAIEFHLGRSAVPERNAPRVIDVDILYFGDERIDDGGILDLPHPRLTSRRFVLQPLADIRPDLILPGDQVSIAEHLRHLDSSEPPLVTVQATW, encoded by the coding sequence GTGAAGACCACCGGCGAAACGCGCGTCGGCATTGCGCTCGGCTCGAATGTTGGCAATCGCCTGAAGCACCTTCAGGACGCCCGTAACATGCTCCGCAAGCTGGGGGCCCCGGACACCCTGCGCCAGGCCCCCATCTACCAGACCGAGCCCGTCGATTGCCCGCCGGACTCCCCGGACTTCTACAACACCGTGGTGGAGATCGCCTACTCCGGCAGCCCTCATGATCTGCTGGATGCCACCCAGGCGATCGAGTTCCATCTCGGTCGCTCCGCCGTCCCGGAGCGGAACGCGCCCCGTGTGATCGATGTGGACATCCTCTACTTCGGGGATGAGCGGATCGACGACGGCGGAATCCTCGATCTCCCCCACCCCCGCCTCACTTCGCGGCGCTTTGTACTTCAGCCCCTCGCCGATATCCGGCCGGACCTGATTTTGCCCGGCGATCAGGTTTCGATTGCGGAACACCTCCGCCACCTTGACTCTAGCGAACCGCCGCTGGTGACTGTCCAAGCGACGTGGTAA
- a CDS encoding PIN domain-containing protein, giving the protein MVLIDTSAWIEFFRKTGDLRAKLAVANLRDEMMAAVCGPVTMEIFGGAREPDLKQLRADFLMLPYLRGGEQVWQLAASNYRLLSSNAITAPWNDILIATVAREHSCRIYATDRHFTLMAPILGIKLYEPGINGQYRPDSNAP; this is encoded by the coding sequence ATGGTGCTGATTGATACCAGCGCTTGGATCGAGTTTTTCCGCAAGACCGGGGATCTCAGAGCAAAGCTCGCCGTTGCAAACTTGCGCGACGAAATGATGGCAGCGGTTTGTGGACCGGTGACAATGGAGATATTCGGTGGAGCTCGCGAGCCAGACCTCAAGCAACTCAGGGCGGACTTCTTGATGCTCCCCTATCTGCGGGGAGGAGAACAAGTATGGCAGCTCGCAGCTTCCAACTACCGGCTTCTCAGCTCTAACGCTATAACGGCACCTTGGAATGATATCCTCATCGCTACCGTAGCCCGTGAGCACTCCTGCCGAATCTATGCCACCGACCGGCATTTCACCCTGATGGCTCCGATTTTGGGCATCAAGCTTTACGAACCCGGCATCAACGGCCAATACCGGCCCGACAGCAACGCACCATGA
- the dapB gene encoding 4-hydroxy-tetrahydrodipicolinate reductase — MIQLLVTGKSGRMGQAVLQAASQEPAVTVASTHDAGENLAAAIAEANTVIDFTMHKFTKELIEAALVNKTHLVIGTTGHTDEEREMIREASKTLPIVYAPNFSVGVNTLFWLTQRAAQILTQDRFDIEVTEMHHRHKIDAPSGTARRLLEILNEETGTKYDQDIAHGRFGNVGPRPPREIGMHTLRGGDVVGDHTVMFAADGERVELTHKASSRLTFAAGAVRAAVWLYDKPPGIYDMQDVLGLK, encoded by the coding sequence ATGATCCAACTTCTCGTCACCGGCAAGTCCGGCCGCATGGGCCAGGCCGTCCTCCAAGCCGCCAGCCAGGAACCGGCCGTCACCGTCGCCTCCACGCATGACGCCGGCGAAAACCTCGCCGCCGCCATCGCCGAAGCGAACACGGTGATCGATTTCACCATGCACAAGTTCACAAAGGAGCTCATCGAAGCGGCCCTCGTGAACAAAACACACCTCGTGATCGGCACCACCGGCCACACCGATGAAGAGCGCGAGATGATCCGCGAGGCCTCCAAGACCCTGCCGATCGTCTATGCTCCGAACTTCTCGGTCGGTGTGAACACCCTCTTCTGGCTCACCCAGCGCGCGGCGCAGATCCTCACTCAGGATCGCTTCGACATCGAGGTCACGGAGATGCACCACCGCCACAAGATCGACGCCCCCTCCGGCACCGCCCGCCGCCTGCTGGAGATCCTCAATGAGGAAACCGGGACGAAATACGATCAAGACATCGCCCACGGCCGCTTCGGCAACGTGGGCCCGCGTCCGCCCCGTGAGATCGGAATGCACACCCTGCGCGGTGGCGATGTCGTGGGCGACCACACCGTGATGTTCGCCGCCGATGGCGAGCGCGTCGAACTGACCCACAAGGCCAGCTCCCGCCTCACCTTCGCCGCCGGTGCCGTGCGTGCCGCCGTCTGGCTCTACGACAAGCCGCCCGGCATCTACGACATGCAGGACGTGCTTGGCCTGAAGTGA